AGTGACCATCTCACCCGATACCGGATCAAGCGGAATCTGGCCGGAACAGAACAGCAGCCCGCCTGCCACAACAGCCTGAGAATACGGCCCGATCGCTGCCGGAGCTTTGTCAGTTGCTATACTTTTCATATCTTTCCCCAATCCAAGGAGTGAAAACTTTTTCGTACAGATTGAGGCAAGCAAGGAATGACGCGGAGGCGTACTGATGCAGTACGTCGCACAAGGCATTCCGCAGCTTGACGCGATATGAACGGAAAAGGATCACTCCTAACTTTTTACCCGCTCCACCTTCATAACCCCCTTCACCTTCATCAGCGAATTCACAACCTTATTCAGGTGGGTCAGGTCGGTCACGTTTAACTCAAAGATATTCTCACCACGCTTGTCAACGGTACTCTTGATCTGGGCACTGACAATATTGGCTTCGGCATTGGTGATTGCCAGCGTCATGTTAGCCAGAATCCCTTTTTCATCCATACAGAAGACCCGCAACCTGACCGGCAGCGCGGCACTCTTGCCCTTGGCCCAGGTCACATCAATCCGCCGTTCCGGATCACTCTCGGCAACAAAGGGGCAGTCGGCGGTATGGATGGTAACCCCCTGGCCGCGGGTGATGAACCCGACGATCTCATCACCGGGCAACGGGTTACAGCATTTGGCATAGCGGATCATGATATCCTCCATGCCGCCGACCTCAACAGCGCTGGAGGAACGGCCCTTCAACTTATTGATGACACTGGTTATGCGCGATTCTTTCTGGTCCTGACGGGCCTGCAGCCGCTCTTCAGGGATCAGCTTGCTGATCACCTGTCCAGCTGAAACCTTGCCGTATCCCATGGCTGCCAGCAGATCATCTTCACTGTTATACCCATACTCATTGGCAATTTTTCTGAGTTCGCCACCCTTGATTACCTTTTGAAGATTCAGGGAATATTTGCGAAACTCTTTTTCACAGAGCTCACGCCCCAGCACGATACTACGCTTGCGCTCCTCAATCTTGATCCAGGCCCGGATCTTGTTACGGGCCCGGGAGGAACGGACGATCTTGAGCCAGTCCTTGCTGGGTGTGTGGTGGGGAGAGGTGATTACCTCGACAATATCGCCGTTCTGCAGCTCATGCTTGAGCGGCACCAGCTTGCCGTTGACCTTTGCCCCCACGCAACGATGCCCCACATCGGTATGCACGGCATAGGCAAAGTCAATCGGGGTGGACCCCTTGGGGAAGCCCTTCACATCCCCCTTGGGAGTGAAGACATAGACCTCTTCAGGAAACAGTTCAACCTTGACCGAATCCATAAACTCCCGGGAGTCCTGCAACTCCTGCTGCCATTCCAACAACTGGCGCAGCCAGGCAAAGCGTTTGACCTCTTTTTCGTCATACCCCTTGCCTTCCTTGTACTTCCAGTGGGCCGCAATCCCAGCCTCAGCCACCCGGTGCATCTCATGGGTGCGGATCTGCACCTCCATCCGGTCACCATGAGGGCCGATCACGGTGGTATGCAGCGACTGGTACATATTCCCCTTGGGCATGGCAATATAGTCTTTAAACCGTCCGGGAATCGGCCGCCAGGAGGAATGAATCAGCCCCAGCACCTCATAGCAGCTCTTGATATCATCCACCAGAATCCGCAGGGCAGTCAGGTCATAAATCTCCTCAAAATCAACCTTGCGTTTTTCCATCTTGCGGTAGATTGAATAGAGGTGCTTGCTGCGACCCGAGACCTCACCCACAATCTGGTGTTCGACAAGTTTCTGCCGGATGGCCTCCTGAATCTCATGGATGAATGATTCCCGCTCCTGCTTCTTGCGCTGGATCTTGGTTGCCAGGTCAAAATAGACATCCGGTTGCAGATAGCGGAACGACAGATCCTCAAGTTCGGTCTTGATCCAGGAAATCCCCAATCGGTGAGCGATCGGCGCATAGATATCCATGGTCTCGCGGGAGATGGAGCGCTGTTTGGTATCAGGCTGAAACTGCAGGGTCCGCATGTTATGCAGCCGGTCGGCCAGCTTTACCAGGATCACCCTGATGTCATTGGCCATGGCGATCAGCATCTTGCGGAAGTTCTCTGCCTGATTCTCTTCCTTGGTCTTGAAATGGATCTTGCTGATCTTGGTCACCCCGTCAACCAGTTCAGCGACTTCCTTGCCGAACATCTCGGCCAGTTCTTCCGAGGTGGTCAGGGTATCCTCAATGGTATCATGGAGAAAACCGGTCACAATGCTGGGAACATCCAGCTTCAAACCGGCAAGGAGTCCGGCAACTTCAAGGGGATGGATAATATACGGCTCACCGGAAAGGCGGGTCTGGCCCTGATGCACCTTGGCACAGTACACGTAGGCCTTCCTGATCAGATTCAGATCAGCAGACGGGTTATAGGTTACAACCGTATCAAGGATATCGTTCAGGCGTATCATGCAGGGGTATGTGCTATCGAATGACCAGCGTCACAGACACCGGGGGAAGGCGCAAAAATGGAGGCACTACCAAGCGGCAGGCCTCCAGAGTTGATCCAGTCATGCAGAACGCTTGCTGCTCAGTTCAGCCGACAGCTTACCGGCAGCGATTTCACGCAGCGAGGTAACCACATGGCGGTTGTTCTTGGGGTCAATCAGCGGCTTAGCTCCCTTGTAGAGCTGCTTGACCCGTTTGGAGGCCATCATGACCAGCATGAAGCGGTTATCTACTTTTTCAAGACAATCTTCAACAGTAACCCGTGCCATCGTCTCTATCTCCTTTTGTCCACAAACAAAATAATGGAGCGGTGATTATACCTATAGCTGCTCAAAGATCAAACATTTTCGACACCTGCCCCAACATACGTGCCGTGGTATGGCGTGCGGCAGTCACCAGTGACGCCAGCGCCTCGTGGGCCTCATCAAGCCGGTCGTTTACCACGATGTAGTCATACCAGCGTGCCTCACGGATCTCCTCGGTTGCCCGCTCGATCCGGCGCTCGATCACCTCCCGTGCATCAGACGAACGGGATTCAAGCCGGCGCCGCAGCTCTGCCATGCTGGGGGGCAAGACAAAGACAAACAGGCCGTTAATACCCCGGTCCTTGAGGATACGCGCACCCTGGCAGTCAATATCAAGCAGGATATCAATGCCGTCAATCCTGGCCTGTTCCAGTGTCGCAATGGCGGTGCCGTAAAAATTACCATGCACCTCGGCCCACTCGGCAAAACCGTTTTCAGCAATCATCTGCTTGAAACGCTCAATCGAGACAAAATGGTAATCAACCCCATCCTGTTCCCCCGGCCTGGGCTGCCGGGTCGTATAACTGACCGACTCTTTCAGTGCAGGAAAGCGGCTGACCAGACCGTTGCAGAGTGTTGTCTTGCCGGCCCCGGACGGTGCTGAAATAACGATTAGAAGCCCTTCTTGCTGCATATCTCCCCCACAGCTAAGGAACGATGATTTTTTTGTTCTGAGTGCGGCAGTTAAGAAATGGCGCGGAGGCGTACCACCAGTACGTTGACAAGCCATTTTGAAAACTGACGTGCTCAGAGCAAAAAAAGACCGTTCCTATTCGATGTTCTGGACCTGTTCCCGCATCTTCTCCAACTCCGCCTTCATCTGCACCACCAGCGAAGTAATGGCGGAATCATTCGCCTTTGAACCAATGGTATTGACTTCACGGTTGATCTCCTGCATCAGGAAGTCCAGCTTGCGCCCGACCGGCTCCTTCAGCAGCAGGGTTTCGTCGAACTGGATGAAGTGACTCTCCAGACGCACCAGTTCTTCCGTAATATCACAACGGTCAGCCAGCAGGGCAACCTCCTGGGCCAGACGCTGCGGATCAAGTTCTGTCCCGCCCAGCAACTTCTCCAGCCGCTGCTGCAGCTTCTGCTGATACTCTTCAACCACCCGGGGGGCACGTTCCCGCACCTGGGCAACCAGGGTTGCCAGCTCAGTACGCCGCGCTTTCAGGTCAGCCTGCAGTGCCTCGCCTTCGCGCAGTCGCATCCCGTCCAGACCGGCAAGGGCCTGTACCACGGCCTGCAGCACCAGCGGCAACAGATCCCCCTGGTCTTCACTGGTCTGCTCCTGCAGCACATTGCGTTGAGCCAGTATCAAAGACAGCGGAATCTCTGCCGACACATGCAACTCATGGGCAAGCTCCTGAAAGGCCTGATGATATCCCCTGGCAACAGCGTGATTCAACGGCGGCACCACCACCTCACCCGCAGCAGGCTCCCACTGCACAAACAGATCGGCCTTACCACGCTTGACCAGGCCGCCGACCGCCTTACGCACCTCATGTTCATAGGCCAGAAAACTGCGCGGCATCTTGACCGACACCTCTCCATAGCGGTTATTGACGGTCTTTATCTCAACCAGACAACGGCCCTGAGGATCCGCTGACTCGCCCTTGCCATACCCGGTCATGCTCTTGATCATGCCTGCCTCCTCATCGTTCATACCTACTCATATACTTCAGCTGACCCGCTGCTGTCCATAGCGAGAACACAAGCAGTAACGATCGGCAGATTCCGGCAACTGCCTATTGACAACATACAAGATCAATGTGCAAAGTCACAGAAAAGATAAAAACCGGATACATTCCATGGGGATCAAATTTCGATTCCAGTTCAGAAATGCCCGCAGAGAGCCGCCAAAGAGAGCACTTTGACCGTGCATTGAGATAACGAGTGAAACCATATGAGCCATACCGCACACATTCGCAGCCGGATACTGATTCCGTTGTCACTTACCTTTCTGGTACTGCTCTGCGGTTTCCTTTACAGTGCCTTTGCCATCCGGGGATCCGGGATCACGCATGAGCTGGAACGGGAACATGGTGAAACCATTTCCATCTTCAAGGAAATGCTGGCATCCAGGATCAGACTGATGACGGCCTCTGCCGAGGTCATTCTCAACGACCCGGCCACCCAACGGGCCATGCGCAGCCGGAACCGCTCCGCCCTCTACGCTGCTGCACTGCCCTACCTGCGCAAACTGTCAGCAAACGATGTCTCCCATTTCTACTTTCATACCCCGGATGCCAAGAGTTTCTTGCGGGTTCACCAACCTGACCGCTATGGGGATCTGATCAGCCGCGATTCCATGCAACGTGCACTGAAAACCGGTACTGCTACCGACGCCCTGGAGATGGGCCCCTTCGGCACCCTGACCCTGCGCCTGGTCATCCCCTGGGAGGACCAAAGCGGCCGGATCGGATTCCTGGAGCTTGGCACAGAAGTAAATGAAATTCTTGACGACCTTTCAATCATCAACAACATTGACTATCTGGTCGTACTCAACAAAACGTTGCTTGACAAAAAGGCCATGGCTACAGGCTATGCCTGGGTGGGAAGAAGGATTGACTGGGATAAATACCCGGAAAAAGTCATCATTGCCCAGTCGATTCCAAGCATTCCACCGGCATTGGATCACTTGCTTTCAGAGGAAACAAAGAAGTTTTCCCGCAACAAGGCCTGGAACAGCGCAGCGCTTGACAACAGACATTACGCCTTCAAAACCTTTCCCTTTCACGAATCAAGCGGCCGCGAGATCGGAAATTTCGTTCTGTTATACGACATCACCAATCAGACCCGAAGTTTTCACCACTTTATCGTCTATTCACTCTGTTTCAGCTGCGGCATATCAATCTTCCTGTTCATGTTTGCCTGGAAGATCCTGGGGCGTGTTGAACAAACCATTGAAGAGACCCAACAGCAGCTGTCACAGGAAGTGGTCAAGACCTCTGAAGCAAATGCCCTGCTTGAATCCGAGGTTGCCGAGCGTCAAAAAGCGGAGGAGGCGCTGGTCCATCTGAATGCACACCTGGAAGAACGGATTGCGGAGCGGACCGTACACCTTGAAACCGCAACCAGAGAACTTGAGCAGGGACGGCATGAGCTGGAAAAGGCCTATGCAGAGCTAACCTCGCGACAGGCGATTATCCTGCATCAGGACAAAATGGCCAGTATCGGTCTTCTGGCTGCCGGGGTTGCCCATGACATCAACAATCCGATCGGTTTTGTAACCAACAACCTGGAAGAACTCCGTATCTACCTGACCCGGCTCCAGGCATTTATTGAAGAGCAGCAGGCCATCATTCAGGCCTCGGCCCCTCCCGAAGAACTGAAAAAATTACACGAAGACTGGAATCAGTTGGGAATTGAGTACATTCTTGATGATTTTGGAGCGTTGATTGCAGAGTCTCTGGAAGGGGCAGGACGGGTCAGCGACATTGTCAAAAACCTGCGCAACTTCTCCCGTGTCGATGATTTTGCCTTCAAGCTGGCTGATATCAATGAGTGTCTGGAAAGTTCCATCAAGATCACCCAGCATGAACTGCGACATAAAGCGCAGGTACATCGGCAGTTTGGCGAGATTCCAAAGATTTTCTGCTGCCCGCAGCAGCTGAACCAGGCCTTCATGAATCTGCTGGTCAATGCGGCCCATGCCATTGACAAGCATGGTGAGGTCACGCTCAAAAGCTGGTCTGACTCTGACGGGGTGCATATCTCCATCGCTGACACCGGATGCGGCATTCCGGACGAACTGCTACCAAAGATATTTGAACCGTTTTTTACCACCAAGGAAGCCGGCAAAGGGACCGGCCTGGGGCTCAGCATTGTTGCTGATATCATCAAGCTGCACCAGGGTGAGATCAACGTGCAAAGCCGACCGGGTCAAGGAACAACCTTTACCATTACACTGCCAGTAAAATCCGAGGTTGGCGATGCCTGACACGCTGCGACTACTTTGCGTTGACGACGAGGAGCATATCCTTAAAACACTGGCGCGGTTCTGTCATAATGAAGGGATTACCCTGCTGACTGCCGGTTCAGCCGCAGAGGCCCTGTCCATACTGGAACGGGAACCGGTCATGATTGTCATCTCCGACTACCAGATGCCGGAAAAAAACGGACTTGACTTTTTGAGCGAAGTCCGTAGCAAATGGCCGCAGATCGTCAGGATCATGTTGTCCGGTTTTATCGAGCCAAGCGCGGTCAGCCAGGCTCTGCAACAGGGTGAAATCTTCGGTTTTCTCCCCAAACCCTGGCAACGCAACGACCTGAAGAACCTGATTCAGACTGCAGCCGCCCAGTACAGGGCCGGCACTACCACAGAAAGAACTGCCAGATGACGGTAGCTACCCGTATCCTGTTTGTCGATGACGAACCTGCCTATTGCCGTATTTTCAGCAAACGGATCGGTGCTGATCCCCGCTTTCGGGTTGAGACCGCCGGGAGTGGCGCTGAAGCCCTGGAACGCCTGCAGCACTCTCCGGCTGACATTGTCATTACCGACCTGAGCATGCCGCTCATGGACGGCATCGAGCTCTTGAGCGAAATCAAGAGCCTGTACCCCCAGATCTTTATCCTGATCCTGACCAGTGATGACAGCACCTCACAGGTCGTCAAGGCGATGAAGGCCGGGGCCTATGACTACCTGTTGAAGCCCTTTGATTTTGAGATGGTAGAGCGGTCGATTGCGACCATACTGTCACACAAGGCCGCCGTACAGGCCGGTCTCTGCCCGGAATGCCTGAGTGGAGAGCAGTACTGCTTTGAAAACCTGATCGGCCAGGACCGCAAGATGTTTGAGATCTATGAGATGATCAGCCAGGTTGCCCAGACCAGCGCCACCGTACTGATTACCGGTGAAAGCGGTACCGGCAAAGAGCTGATTGCCTCAGCTATCCATGCCAAAAGCACCCGCAAAGACAAGCCGTTTATCCAGATCAACTGTGCTGCACTGACAGAGGGACTGATCAGCAGCGAACTTTTTGGCCATGAAAAAGGTGCCTTTACCGGCGCCGTGGCCAGAAAAAAAGGCCTGTTTGAACAGGCCTCCGGCGGCACGTTGTTTCTGGACGAGATCGGCGACATCTCCCCCACCACCCAGGTTTCGCTGCTGCGCATTCTGGAGCTGGGCACCTTTCAGCGTGTTGGCGGCACTGAGACCATCAAGGCGGATGTACGCCTGATCTGTGCCACCAACCGGGACCTGGCCGCTGCCGCCCGGGAAAAACAGTTTCGAGAAGACCTGTATTACCGTCTTAACGTGGTCTCCCTGCAGGCACCTCCCCTGCGGGACCGCAGATCCGACATTCCCCTGCTGGTGCGCTATTTCCTGGAGCGCTACTGCAGCCTGAACAACAAACAGATTGACGGTGTCACCCGTGATGCCATGACCCTGCTCTGCAACTATGACTGGCCGGGTAACTGCCGAGAACTTGCCAACATCATTGAACATGCGGTCATCTTCAGCCGAGGCAGAACCCTTGACAAAGACAGCCTGCCATCCCAGATCAGAACCTCTGACCGCCACTCCAGTGGACTCACCCTGAACCTTGCCACAGCGACCCTGGCTGATGCCGAAAGCGCCCTGATTAAAAAAGTGCTGGAAGAATCCAACTGGAACCTGAAAAAGGCTGCCGAACTGCTGGATATTGCACGCGGGACCCTCTACGGGAAAATGGAAAAATATCACCTCACCAAGCCGGTCTGACGTCTGCCCCGCCACACTGCCGCAAACTGAACAGAAAGCCTTCAACACGCCCAACATATCGTATTAATTACGCGAACAAAAATACTCAGCCGACCAGTGCCGGTATTTGAACATATCCGCTACTCACTGTATCATACCTAAATTATTAACCAAATATCCAATCAGCCCGCCATCCGCCAAATACATGTCGAATATTGAACAGATTAGAGCGTCCGCCCGAATTTGAACACCTCCTCTGTCTGACCCAAAACTGCCAAACAGCATTTTAGATCCGTAAATCAAGCCACTTATGCCAAGCGGCACAGTTGTTGCTCAATTGATTAACTAAATCGCACAACTACGCGAATAAACTCATTAATAATATCTAACCCAACTCCTGCACGCACCGAACGGAGATGAACGACATGGCCAGAAGCCACTCCACAACCGGCAGACACCCCCACCGTCAGGCACGCGACGAGGATACCGTCTCGACTGCAGAGCGGATCATTGCAGCGACCCTGCAGCTGTTGTCAAGCCGCTGCCTCCATGCCATCTCGATTCGCGACATCGCCTCTGCAGCCCATGTCAACAGCGCCCTGATCTCGTATCACTTCAAGAACAAGGAAAACCTGTACAACACGGTGGTAGCCTCACAGTTCCAGGCCTATCAGCAGCAGGTCGTCTCTGCATTCAGCACCGAAGGCGATATCCGCAAGACGATCTGCACCGTCTGCCATCTGATCGCCTCCTTCCATCACTCGAACCCCTGCATGCTCATACTATATTTCAGAGAACTCACCAACCCGTCACCGGCCTACAAAACAATCATTCAACCCTGCATCAAGGAGGCCTCGGATAAATGCGTTGCCATGATCAAGGCCGGCATCCAGGCCGGGGTTATCGCTCCAGCAACAAATCCGCGCCATGTCACGCTGTCGCTGGTAGGCATGGTCAACTACTTCTTTATGACCAGGCAGATCATGCAGGACCTTGCCCTGGAACCGGCTAACAACGTTAACGAGTATATCGATTTTGTCTGCCAGACCATCTTGAAGTCGATCGTGGTTGAGTAAGCGTCAAAATCAAGTCCAGCTATCAGAGGAGGTGAAACACCAGACAGCATCTACTCCGCCAGACTCAGTCGTATTTGGAAACAAACGCACGTGCCGTAGAAACACAACATTTCATGAGGAGGAAAACATGCTGAAACGAAACATGATCAGTACCGCAGGATGCCTGCTGCTGTTCGCAGCTTCGTTGTTTACCGGCTGTTCCGGCGGCGGTGGTGGCGGCTCCACCCCTGCACCGAGCCAACCGGTTGTTGATGCCGCGACCATGAGCAATGAGACTCTGTCAGCCGTATCACTGCGAGCAACTGACATCAAGGTCACCATCAACAGTCCGCCGGTTGTCACCTTCAAGCTGTTGACAGCAGCCGGCAACCCGATCAAGGGGTTGGGTATCGCCTCAACATCAACACCAACCAGCCTTAACTACATGCGTTTTACCATTGCCAAACTGGTTCCAGGCACCAACAATGCCCCTGATCAGTGGGTCAACTACCTGGTTACCGCAACCAGCCGTCCAACCACTGAAAACGTGGCTGCCGGCCTGGTGGACAATGGTGATGGTTCCTATACCTACACCTTTGCCAAGAACATTACCGATCCGACCCAGACCAACGGTGTCACCTATCAACCGACCCTGACCCATCGTCTGGCCATCCAGATCTCCGGCACCATCCCCGGCACAGCCATCACTCTGGCAAACCCGGCTAACATCATCTATGACTTCATTCCGGCCACCGGCAAGGCAGTCAGCGCCACCGACACCCAGCGTGAGATCACCCTGATCGCCAAGTGTAACGAGTGCCATGAGAAGCTTGCCTTCCACGGCGGCGGTCGCGTTGAAACCAGATATTGCGTGGTCTGCCACACTGACCAGCGCAAGATCGGCCGCACCAATTCCGCCTCAACCGGCGGTGTATTTACCGGTACCACCTACATTGCCGACGGCGAAGTGCAGGGCGACTTTGCCATCATGGTTCACAAGATTCATATGGGTAACCGCCTGACCAAGACCGGTTACGACTATGCCGGCGTCAAGTATAATGATATCGGCTACTCCATGATCGATGGCCAGATCAACTGCCTCAAGTGCCATGTCAAGTCCGACGCCGCACCTCAGGGCGACAACTGGAAGGCCAAGCCGAGCCGTGCGGCCTGCGGTTCGTGCCATGACAACATCAACTTTGCCACCGGTGCAAACTCCAAGGCCGGCGGTGCTGTCCACATCATCCAGACCAGCGATGCCAACTGCTCCACCTGCCACACAACAGCCAACATCACTGAGATGCATGCCTCTGAAAACAACACCCCGAACAAGACCATGCTGAAGGCCGGCCTGGTGAACTTCACCTACGAAATCAAGAACGTGTCCGTCAGCACCGATAACCAGCCGGTAGTTACCTTCCGTATCCTCAAGGACGGCGCTGCCATCTCCCTGCCGCTGACCGGCTTCACCGGCGGCCCCAGCTTCCTGATCAGCTATGCCCTGCCCCAGGACGGTATTACACCGGTTGACTACAACAACCTGGGCAAATCAGCAGCGCAACCGGCCTCAGTCTCACTTGCCAACCTGATCAGCGGTGCCCAGGGCACCCTGACCGGCCCTGATGCCAGCGGCTACTACACCGCCACCATCAATGGCGCCTCCAATGCTGCCCGCTTCCCGGTCGGCGCCACCCTGCGTGCCGTTGCACTGCAAGGCTACTTTACCCAGGCTGCCGGCACCAACGGTATTGCCAGCGCAACAGCCCGTCATACCATTTCCGTGGTCAAGGCCGTCACCGGCGACACCGTACGCCGCACCGTGGTTGACAGTGCCAAGTGCGCCAAGTGCCATGAGTGGTTTGAAGGCCATGGCGGTAACCGTGTCTATGAAATGCAGGTCTGCGTCATGTGCCACAACCCCAACCTCTCCTCCAGCGGACGCGGCGCAAACGTTGCCAACCTGAGCGCAACCGAGGCAGCCAAACTGGCAGCAGCCGGTTACAGCACCACCGATCCAAGCGGCTGGCCTGAGGCCTCCAACAACTTCAAGGATCTGATTCACGGTATCCATGCCGGTTCCAAGCGCGCAGCCGACGGCGCACCGTACCGTTTTGTCCGTGACCGTGGCACCAGCGGTGTCTACTACTACGACTGGAGCAAGGTCACCTTCCCGGGCATCCTGAAGAACTGCGAGTCCTGCCACGTGGCAGGTACCTACAGCGGTACTCCCGCCAACACCCTGCGCAGCACGCAGAACACCAAGGATGCCGGCGGTCTCTTCACCAAGACCGTGCCGAATACCACTGACGTGATGCTGCCAGGCTTTACTTCAGCCTGCATTACCTGCCACGCCAGTGCCAATGCAGGCGCCCACAGCGTCTCCATGGGCGGTACCACCCTGACCGGCCAACTGCGCTCTGCAACAAATGCTGAGACCTGCGCAGCATGTCACAGCGCCGGCAAGACGGTTGACGCAGCAACGGTTCACAGGAGGTAGTTACAACCCGTTCAGCACCTGACAGCAGGGGCATGGGAAACCATGCCCCTGTACGCGCATCATTCTCTGGAACGAATATTTACCTAAACATATCGGATGTTTGCCAATGCAGACCATCGTCCCTGCCTGCTACACGGGCGGGAATCGCGATACACTTCACACCCTGCAGAAAGGAGGTTAATTTGATGGTACGGATGCCTAAGCGATTGCTGTACCCACTGCTTGGAGCCGCCCTCCTGATGCCTGTCAGCACGTCATGGGCTCTGGAACTCCATGGACGGTCATCAACCCAGTATTTATGGTTCAACAACATCTTCAACGACAAAAAACAGGCGGAATTTGCCCAGTATCTTCAATTTTCACTGAGCGACATCGATCCGGACAAAAAACTCACGTTGCACGGCTATGGACGGATTTCCCAGGATGTCATGAATGGTGAAGGCTTCGGTGAGCGCCTGTTTTATCTGTATGCCGATTACCGCGACCTGTTCAACAAGGTAGATATCAGGGCCGGACGCCAGTTCGTCAACTACGCCGCCGGCAGCGCCCTTATCGACGGCGGCATGGTCGATCTGAAAAATGTCGGACCGGTTGCCTTCTCGGTCATGGGAGGGCGCAACGTCTATTACGGCATTGACGGCGAACTGACCCATGCCGGTGATACCGTCTTTGGCGCAGCGGCCTACCTGACCGGCTATCCTGCCACCGATGCCGAGATCAGCTATTTTGTTAAACGCGACAATGACGGCATCGCCAGAGAGCAGATCGGCGCCATGTTCCGCCAGTATCTGTTCGGCGGGCTCAAGTTGTACGGCAACACCCGCTTTGACATGGCCAGCGAGAATTTTGATGAAATCCTGGCCGGAGCAAAGTACTTCGTCAACGAAAACCTGGTGCTTACCGGGGAATGGTTCCAGAGTTACCCGACCTTTGATTACACCTCGATTTACTCGGTATTTGCCGTGGACCGGTATCAGGAAGGCTCATTCCGGGCCGATTACACCATCAATCATATGTTTGCCGTACGGGGCGCCTACAAATATCAGGACTTTGGCGAAAACACCGAAGGGCATGTCTTTGAGGCAGGCCTGAAGGTCAGACCGATTGAAACCCTGATGCTGGACTTCGGCTATGACCGCCGTCACGGCTATGCCGGCGACCTGGACGGCTTCACCGTTGATGCCCAGTATGACGTGACCCCCAACCTGCAACTGGCTGGCGGCATGGCCTACGATGTCTACAAGAAGGACAGCATGACCGGCGATACCAATGCCCAGAGCTACTGGCTGGGTACTCGCTACAGGCTGAACAAGACCATGTCTGTTGACGCCCGGGTACAGGACAATATCAACGTTGGCCACTTCAGACACGACTGGTCAGGTCGGGTTGCTTTCAACTACGACTTCTAGGAAGGGGGGATTTTTGTGAAGAAAGTTTTTTTCATCTGCGCACTGCTCATCTACGGCCTGCTGATCTTCAATCAGCAGCAGTCCCGTGCCGAGAAAATGTCGCACAAGGACTTTGCCAAGATGGAACTGAAAGATTGCAACTCCTGTCACAAAGAACAGGGCATCCCCCTGACCCATGACAACGACTGGGCAGGCAGGCACCACCAGAACACCGACTGGATGGGTGAACACCGTGCACTGGCCGGTAAGGCCGGCACCAACTGTATCGAGTGCCACACGCAATCATTCTGTAACGACTGTCACACCGGTGGCGGCGTTGACGCAGCATTG
Above is a window of Trichlorobacter lovleyi SZ DNA encoding:
- a CDS encoding TetR/AcrR family transcriptional regulator; translated protein: MARSHSTTGRHPHRQARDEDTVSTAERIIAATLQLLSSRCLHAISIRDIASAAHVNSALISYHFKNKENLYNTVVASQFQAYQQQVVSAFSTEGDIRKTICTVCHLIASFHHSNPCMLILYFRELTNPSPAYKTIIQPCIKEASDKCVAMIKAGIQAGVIAPATNPRHVTLSLVGMVNYFFMTRQIMQDLALEPANNVNEYIDFVCQTILKSIVVE
- a CDS encoding sigma-54-dependent transcriptional regulator, with translation MTVATRILFVDDEPAYCRIFSKRIGADPRFRVETAGSGAEALERLQHSPADIVITDLSMPLMDGIELLSEIKSLYPQIFILILTSDDSTSQVVKAMKAGAYDYLLKPFDFEMVERSIATILSHKAAVQAGLCPECLSGEQYCFENLIGQDRKMFEIYEMISQVAQTSATVLITGESGTGKELIASAIHAKSTRKDKPFIQINCAALTEGLISSELFGHEKGAFTGAVARKKGLFEQASGGTLFLDEIGDISPTTQVSLLRILELGTFQRVGGTETIKADVRLICATNRDLAAAAREKQFREDLYYRLNVVSLQAPPLRDRRSDIPLLVRYFLERYCSLNNKQIDGVTRDAMTLLCNYDWPGNCRELANIIEHAVIFSRGRTLDKDSLPSQIRTSDRHSSGLTLNLATATLADAESALIKKVLEESNWNLKKAAELLDIARGTLYGKMEKYHLTKPV
- a CDS encoding OmcA/MtrC family decaheme c-type cytochrome, encoding MLKRNMISTAGCLLLFAASLFTGCSGGGGGGSTPAPSQPVVDAATMSNETLSAVSLRATDIKVTINSPPVVTFKLLTAAGNPIKGLGIASTSTPTSLNYMRFTIAKLVPGTNNAPDQWVNYLVTATSRPTTENVAAGLVDNGDGSYTYTFAKNITDPTQTNGVTYQPTLTHRLAIQISGTIPGTAITLANPANIIYDFIPATGKAVSATDTQREITLIAKCNECHEKLAFHGGGRVETRYCVVCHTDQRKIGRTNSASTGGVFTGTTYIADGEVQGDFAIMVHKIHMGNRLTKTGYDYAGVKYNDIGYSMIDGQINCLKCHVKSDAAPQGDNWKAKPSRAACGSCHDNINFATGANSKAGGAVHIIQTSDANCSTCHTTANITEMHASENNTPNKTMLKAGLVNFTYEIKNVSVSTDNQPVVTFRILKDGAAISLPLTGFTGGPSFLISYALPQDGITPVDYNNLGKSAAQPASVSLANLISGAQGTLTGPDASGYYTATINGASNAARFPVGATLRAVALQGYFTQAAGTNGIASATARHTISVVKAVTGDTVRRTVVDSAKCAKCHEWFEGHGGNRVYEMQVCVMCHNPNLSSSGRGANVANLSATEAAKLAAAGYSTTDPSGWPEASNNFKDLIHGIHAGSKRAADGAPYRFVRDRGTSGVYYYDWSKVTFPGILKNCESCHVAGTYSGTPANTLRSTQNTKDAGGLFTKTVPNTTDVMLPGFTSACITCHASANAGAHSVSMGGTTLTGQLRSATNAETCAACHSAGKTVDAATVHRR
- a CDS encoding porin family protein, encoding MPVSTSWALELHGRSSTQYLWFNNIFNDKKQAEFAQYLQFSLSDIDPDKKLTLHGYGRISQDVMNGEGFGERLFYLYADYRDLFNKVDIRAGRQFVNYAAGSALIDGGMVDLKNVGPVAFSVMGGRNVYYGIDGELTHAGDTVFGAAAYLTGYPATDAEISYFVKRDNDGIAREQIGAMFRQYLFGGLKLYGNTRFDMASENFDEILAGAKYFVNENLVLTGEWFQSYPTFDYTSIYSVFAVDRYQEGSFRADYTINHMFAVRGAYKYQDFGENTEGHVFEAGLKVRPIETLMLDFGYDRRHGYAGDLDGFTVDAQYDVTPNLQLAGGMAYDVYKKDSMTGDTNAQSYWLGTRYRLNKTMSVDARVQDNINVGHFRHDWSGRVAFNYDF